One window from the genome of Yamadazyma tenuis chromosome 7, complete sequence encodes:
- the MAG1 gene encoding 3-methyladenine DNA glycosylase (EggNog:ENOG503NXJZ; COG:L): MAVTRQEVVTVVKTAKKVVKPKAKKAAKSKRTLFEESLDHIDILPEHALPATFVEYHTPQFIQGVKHVLSVDPSLYRPIVSQNFERYKKNVTEEKREAEIIKSYWLSLISSVISQQISGSAAAAIYSRFETLFEKEPNPAELLTKSHEQLREIGLSNQKVKYVTHISQVFGDPDDNLTSLSFYKSNPESVVVQELTKLKGIGEWSARMFTCFTLNSLDVFAHDDLGVARGASYYFSKRPEVLKRVKAEVNANEDMKLLLKKKGS; the protein is encoded by the exons ATGGCAGTAACGAGACAGGAAGTAGTGACCGTAGTGAAGACGGCTAAAAAGGTTGTGAAACCAAAGGCAAAAAAGGCAGCCAAACTGAAACGAACTTTGTTTGAAGAGTCCTTGGACCATATTGATATATTACCAGAACACGCGTTGCCCGCAACCTTTGTAGAATACCATACTCCACAATTCATACAGGGCGTTAAGCACGTTCTTTCGGTAGATCCGAGCTTGTATCGACCTATAGTTCTGCAGAACTTTGAGCGGTACAAGAAAAATGTTACCGAGGAAAAGAGAGAAGCTGAAATTATCAAATCCTACTGGTTGAGTCTAATTTCCAGTGTAATCTCTCAACAGATCAGTGGAAgtgctgctgctgccattTATCTGCGCTTCGAGACTCTTTTTGAGAAAGAGCCCAATCCAGCTGAGCTTCTTACAAAGCTGCATGAGCAGTTACGAGAGATCGGTCTTTCAAACCAGAAAGTTAAATATGTCACACATATAAGCCAAGTGTTTGGTGACCCTGATGATAACTTAACTAGTTTGAGCTTTTACAAAAGTAATCCTGAAAGTGTTGTAGTACAGGAGCTTACAAAATTGAAAGGAATTGGTGAATGGTCAGCCAGAATGTTCACATGTTTCACACTCAATCTGCTTGACGTGTTTGCTCATGATGATTTGGGGGTTGCTAGAGGTGCTTCTTACTATTTTAGCAAGAGGCCCGAGGTTTTAAAGAGAGTCAAGGCGGAGGTCAATGCCAACGAAGACATGAAGCTCCTACTCAAAAAGAAAG gttcttga
- a CDS encoding uncharacterized protein (EggNog:ENOG503NXSM; COG:O,T) — MLIRKKSGEILKSSLKSRPALTKNVSFNNFLDIKTFDGTQSPSSISRKNSPNQSPSDSPFNSPNPFYADPNPQYQYFIKSHNINTSATSHNPVHLKSINYYDNKLVGYFYCLNLGYEKSFQLKLTFNHWQTSILFNSNFKYTRSVGDYDEFKFEMPLNVTKDFEFVLSYKVNNQIYWDNNNRSNYKVTVSSALQHHDLDRHVFDLNYDIDYDYNTEVSEKSSTEGGYLDTEYVDSLLNKFISTDYKTILQNYCFHGEPSQSYFSLSDEISI; from the coding sequence ATGTTGATCAGAAAGAAGAGTGGAGAAATCCTCAAGTCATCTTTGAAGTCCCGCCCTGCACTTACCAAGAATGTCTCCTTTAATAATTTCTTAGACATCAAAACCTTTGATGGAACACAGAGTCCCCTGAGTATCAGCCGCAAAAACTCCCCCAACCAGTCACCACTGGATAGTCCGTTCAACTCCCCCAATCCGTTCTACGCAGACCCCAACCCACAGTATCAGTACTTTATTAAGTCCCACAATATCAACACATCTGCCACATCGCACAACCCCGTCCATCTAAAGTCCATCAACTATTATGACAATAAACTTGTGGGTTACTTTTATTGTTTGAACCTTGGTTACGAAAAGAGCTTTCAATTAAAGCTAACCTTCAATCACTGGCAAACATCAATTCTTTTCAACTCTAATTTCAAGTATACCAGGTCCGTTGGGGACTACGATGAGTTTAAGTTCGAAATGCCTCTTAATGTCACGAAGGACTTCGAGTTTGTGTTGAGTTATAAGGTCAACAACCAGATCTACTGGGATAATAACAACCGTTCTAACTACAAGGTGACGGTGTCAAGTGCTTTGCAACATCATGACTTGGATAGACAtgtgtttgacttgaactATGACATAGACTATGACTACAACACGGAGGTCTCCGAAAAGTCTAGTACAGAAGGGGGCTACCTTGACACTGAGTACGTGGATCTGCTTCTCAATAAGTTTATCAGTACCGACTACAAAACCATTTTACAGAATTACTGTTTCCATGGCGAACCATCTCAGAGCTACTTTTCTTTGAGTGACGAAATTCTGATTTAA
- a CDS encoding uncharacterized protein (EggNog:ENOG503PVAI; COG:S), with the protein MNNHPLKSIKVTGKIVGEQYKEFAESKKAFVKVTIDDFSGTDSIITTLVSQSTYINGGLTVCNSYGKEVTVTGTVRVYRNVREIQCESIICVGVNQNLLPQLNHWKSCLTLREELLANAWVFNLFGAGEDTEEVAPFLLDSRKDLFGTEDSLPIVLDSTDDESADSILALDVKEHDSVLDEPSAILHEDVVYISDSEPEEEYSNSSYFQNPTEAHLQAKELEITQVKLVSTPVITEFQITVEIIKLLISKKGETMKLLEIYQNGRIASLLYDLAISKAPLRSSKNQQDFLAIKHETFHFIRHNLQTSLGLITTTKSQTVKSHNLWKICNHIIGCLDAIRNSGGVKVFDVENYLRIFKSSYPDVIGTGMTSKHLNAIIDLLLEGEESFWRYDSRRMEWKYIH; encoded by the coding sequence ATGAATAATCACCCGTTAAAGTCAATCAAAGTCACCGGTAAGATTGTAGGTGAGCAGTATAAAGAATTTGCTGAATCGAAAAAGGCCTTTGTTAAGGTGACAATCGACGATTTCTCAGGAACTGATCTGATAATCACCACCCTAGTGTCTCAACTGACATATATCAATGGTGGCCTTACGGTGTGCAACTCGTatggaaaagaagtgaCGGTGACGGGAACTGTCAGAGTGTACAGAAATGTCCGGGAAATCCAATGTGAAAGTATCATTTGTGTAGGTGTCAATCAGAATTTGCTTCCACAATTGAACCATTGGAAACTGTGTTTGACACTTCGTGAAGAATTGTTGGCCAATGCATGGGtattcaacttgtttgGTGCAGGTGAAGATACTGAAGAAGTGGctccttttcttcttgatagcCGCAAGGATCTCTTCGGTACTGAAGATTCTTTACCAATTGTACTTGATTCTACTGACGATGAGTCCGCAGATTCTATTCTTGCATTGGATGTCAAGGAACATGATAGTGTGTTGGATGAACCTAGCGCAATTCTTCATGAGGATGTGGTATACATCAGTGATAGtgaaccagaagaagagtattCAAATTCGTCATATTTCCAGAACCCCACAGAAGCGCACCTACAAGCCAAGGAACTAGAGATTACCCAGGTTAAGTTGGTGAGCACACCGGTAATTACTGAGTTCCAAATAACCGTTGAAATCATAAAGCTTCTTATATCAAAGAAAGGAGAGACCATGAAATTACTTGAAATCTACCAAAATGGAAGAATTGCGTCTCTTCTCTACGACCTTGCCATTTCTAAAGCACCTCTAAGGTCGTCGAAGAATCAACAAGACTTTCTAGCTATTAAGCATGAAACATTTCATTTCATCAGACACAATCTCCAAACGTCCTTGGGATTAATAACGACCACAAAATCGCAAACTGTTAAACTGCACAATCTCTGGAAGATTTGTAATCATATAATTGGGTGCTTAGATGCTATCAGAAATAGTGGTGGAGTCAAAGTATTTGACGTAGAAAACTACCTCAGAATATTCAAGTCAAGCTATCCAGATGTTATAGGTACTGGAATGACTTCTAAACATCTCAATGCAATAATTGACCtccttcttgaaggagAGGAGAGTTTTTGGCGTTACGACAGTCGTCGTATGGAGTGGAAATATATACATTAA
- the GLN4 gene encoding Glutaminyl-tRNA synthetase (BUSCO:EOG09260WYQ; COG:J; EggNog:ENOG503NUV0) produces the protein METELITKFKEFGLDDKRAADVTKNKKVSKSFEDITAVSPESHVDDEKKLINLHALAAELKGSDIPKINLVVIAILDGRLKSSLQISEAAKYVKEKGESATNEELEVASGVGIELSDDEVKSIITKSLDAIEAEIVEKRYSILPKMLGDMKKVSELKWAKPSLFKPIIDEYFLTKIGPKDDRDVVKKEKKKKAPTAGASSNKGVVEKERSMFTEGFLGDLHKPGENPQKYPELMKKHLEFTKGQVLTRFPPEPNGYLHIGHSKAIMVNFGYAAYHSGKCYLRFDDTNPEAEEEIYFTKIEETIKWLGYTPWKITYSSDYFDELYDLAEELIKAERAYVDHSTPEEIKAQRGLKDDGTLGGERFASKYRSRTVDENLKEFRKMRDGEYGVGEAFLRMKQDLESPNPQMWDLVAYRVLDKPHHRTGSKWKIYPTYDFTHCLVDSFENISHSLCTTEFRLSRVSYEWLCDELKVYRPAQREYGRLNLTGTVLSKRKIAKLVNDHYVRGWDDPRLYTLEAIRRRGIPPGAILSFINTLGVTTSTTNIQIVRFESAVRSYLDATTPRLMMLLHPILVELDNVGDDFREEVEIPFQKGLSSRKLTFTKHFYIDADDYRDEASKEYFRLAPGQPVGLMKVPFNVSVNKVVKDDNGNITKIHCNYDNEKKSKPKTFIQWLPKDEVIKVDQIRIYNQLFHSENPSAHPDGFLKDINPDSEIIIKDALVEKSFELVKEKSPLNVPNPSSEFNIKEAAGNETVRFQALRVGYFGVDKDSTDDKLVLNRIVTLKEDSAKV, from the coding sequence ATGGAAACTGAATTAAttaccaagttcaaggagtttGGTTTGGACGATAAACGGGCAGCTGATGtcaccaagaacaagaaagtcagcaagtcttttgaagatatcacTGCGGTATCTCCAGAATCacatgttgatgatgagaagaagttgatcaatttaCACGCATTGGCAGCTGAGTTGAAGGGAAGTGATATTCCTAAGATCAATTTGGTTGTCATCGCCATCTTAGACGGTCGTTTGAAACTGCTGTTGCAAATCAGTGAAGCAGCCAAGTACGTGAAGGAAAAGGGCGAATCTGCCACCaatgaagagttggaagTGGCATCAGGCGTGGGCATTGAATTGAGTGATGACGAAGTCAAGTCCATCATAACAAAAAGTTTGGATGCCATAGAGGCAGAAATCGTCGAAAAGAGGTACCTGATTTTACCCAAAATGTTGGGCGATATGAAAAAGGTTTCTGAGTTGAAATGGGCCAAACCAAGCTTGTTCAAGCCTATTATTGATGAATACTTCTTAACTAAAATTGGTCCTAAAGACGACAGAGACGTGGTgaaaaaggaaaagaagaagaaagctCCAACTGCAGGAGCTTCTTCTAACAAGGGTGTTGTGGAGAAAGAACGTTCGATGTTTACTGAAGGATTCTTAGGAGATTTGCACAAACCCGGTGAAAACCCACAAAAGTATCccgagttgatgaagaagcacTTGGAGTTCACTAAGGGCCAGGTTCTCACACGGTTCCCTCCAGAACCAAATGGATACTTACATATTGGCCATTCCAAGGCTATTATGGTGAATTTTGGATACGCTGCGTACCACAGCGGTAAGTGTTACTTGAGATTCGACGATACCAACCCAGAAGCTGAAGAGGAAATCTACTTCAccaaaattgaagaaactaTCAAGTGGTTGGGATATACTCCTTGGAAGATTACATACTCTTCAGACTATTTTGATGAATTATACGATTTGGCTGAAGAATTAATCAAGGCTGAAAGAGCTTACGTGGACCACTCAACTCCAgaggaaatcaaagctCAAAGAGGGCTCAAAGATGATGGAACTTTGGGAGGTGAAAGGTTTGCTTCCAAGTACAGAAGTAGGACTGTCGACGAAAACTTAAAAGAGTTCAGAAAGATGAGAGATGGTGAATACGGAGTGGGAGAAGCCTTCTTGAGAATGAAACAAGACTTGGAATCACCAAATCCTCAAATGTGGGATTTGGTAGCTTATCGTGTTTTAGACAAGCCTCATCACCGTACGGGGTCCAAATGGAAAATCTATCCAACCTATGATTTCACCCACTGTTTGGTTGATTCTTTTGAAAACATTAGCCATTCTTTGTGCACGACTGAATTCAGATTGAGCCGAGTAAGTTATGAATGGTTATGTGACGAGTTGAAGGTTTATAGACCAGCCCAAAGAGAATATGGCcgtttgaacttgacagGAACTGTGTTGAGTAAGAGAAAGATTGCTAAGTTGGTTAATGACCATTACGTTAGAGGCTGGGATGATCCTAGATTGTACACCTTAGAGGCCATTAGAAGAAGAGGTATTCCACCAGGAGCCATTTTGTcgttcatcaacaccttgggTGTGACCACTTCGACCACAAATATTCAAATTGTCAGATTTGAAAGTGCTGTTAGGTCATATTTGGATGCCACCACTCCTCgtttgatgatgttgttgCACCCGATATTGGTAGAGTTGGACAATGTTGGTGACGACTTCAGAGAAGAGGTAGAGATCCCATTCCAAAAGGGGTTGTCATCTAGAAAGTTGACGTTCACAAAGCACTTCTATATTGATGCCGATGACTACAGAGATGAAGCATCCAAGGAGTATTTCAGATTGGCTCCCGGCCAACCAGTTGGTTTAATGAAGGTCCCATTCAACGTAAGTGTCAATAAGGTTGTCAAGGATGACAATGGTAACATTACCAAGATCCACTGTAACTACGATAATGAAAAGAAGCTGAAACCCAAGACATTTATCCAATGGTTACCTAAGGATGAAGTGATCAAGGTGGATCAAATCAGAATCTACAACCAATTGTTCCACAGTGAAAATCCTTCAGCTCACCCTGATGGATTCTTGAAGGACATCAATCCCGACAGTGAGATTATTATCAAAGATGctcttgttgaaaaatcgTTCGAACTAGTAAAGGAGAAGTCTCCATTGAACGTTCCTAACCCATCGAGTGAGTTTAATATTAAGGAGGCAGCCGGTAACGAAACCGTCAGATTCCAAGCCTTGAGAGTGGGATATTTTGGTGTCGACAAAGACAGCACCGAcgacaagttggtgttgaaccGGATTGTCACGTTGAAGGAAGACTCTGCCAAAGTATAA
- the RRP8 gene encoding 25S rRNA (adenine645-N1)-methyltransferase (EggNog:ENOG503NYW7; BUSCO:EOG09263YBT; COG:A), translating into MALFEVEGWDIKTKKIAFGATRDAKIEKRQEKNQKRREKQKETDEKYQKIRDLKQKEDKTQQQKRKIEEVEAEKEEQPEETLQPIQESSPLVQPTKLTPLQQKMMAKLSGSRFRWINEQLYTITSDSALKLIKEQPSLFDEYHQGFRSQVQAWPENPVNVFVDQIKSRSNRPVNAPGGLPGLYPNKEVVIADMGCGEAQLSLDVSDFLKGGNKNSKNFKGKPSRKPKITVHSFDLKKVNNRITVADIKNVPLPDESCTIVIFCLALMGTNFLDFIEEAHRILAPRGELWVAEIKSRFTENEKKTKEEVGDEFVNAIKMSGFFHKNTDNSNKMFTRFEFFKPQQDIIEERNQKLHRRKKFIEHETETEEFKKKRESRPEGQWLLKPCIYKRR; encoded by the coding sequence ATGGCTTTATTTGAAGTAGAAGGCTGGGATATTAAGACCAAGAAAATAGCCTTTGGGGCAACTCGAGATGCCAAGATCGAAAAGAGGCAAGAGAAAAACCAAAAGCGAAGAGAAAAGCAGAAAGAAACCGATGAAAAGTATCAAAAGATCAGAGACCTTAAACAGAAGGAGGACAAGactcaacaacaaaagaGAAAAATAGAAGAGGTAGAGGCCGAAAAAGAGGAGCAACCAGAAGAGACGTTACAACCGATTCAAGAGCTGCTGCCCTTGGTTCAACCAACGAAACTCACTCCATTGCAGCAGAAAATGATGGCCAAATTATCTGGATCTAGGTTCAGGTGGATAAATGAACAATTGTATACCATCACCTCCGACTCTgcgttgaagttgatcaaagaacAACCAAGCTTGTTTGATGAATACCACCAAGGTTTCAGATCTCAAGTGCAGGCGTGGCCTGAAAACCCGGTGAatgtatttgtggatcaaaTCAAATCGAGGTCTAACAGACCCGTGAATGCTCCTGGTGGATTACCAGGATTGTATCCGAATAAAGAAGTTGTCATAGCAGATATGGGGTGTGGTGAGGCTCAACTTTCCTTGGATGTGAgtgactttttgaaaggaggaaacaaaaactcaaagaaTTTTAAAGGTAAACCATCGAGAAAACCCAAAATCACTGTGCATAGttttgatttgaaaaaggTCAACAACAGAATAACTGTTGCCGATATAAAGAACGTTCCTTTACCAGACGAATCGTGCACTATAGTGATATTTTGTTTGGCCTTAATGGGGacgaacttcttggactttaTTGAAGAGGCCCACCGAATCTTAGCTCCTAGAGGAGAATTATGGGTTGCCGAAATCAAATCCAGATTTACCgaaaatgaaaagaagacaaaagaagaagtaggTGACGAGTTTGTGAATGCCATAAAGATGTCTGGATTCTTTCATAAGAATACCGACAATAGCAACAAGATGTTTACCAGAttcgagttcttcaaaccCCAACAGGATATTATCGAAGAGAGAAATCAAAAGTTGCAtagaagaaagaagttcattgaACATGAGACCGAAACagaagagttcaagaaaaagagagAGTCAAGGCCCGAAGGACAATGGTTACTTAAACCTTGTATATATAAGAGGAGGTAG
- a CDS encoding hydroxyisourate hydrolase (EggNog:ENOG503P6QJ; COG:I) produces MSVDPITCHILDTTRGRPASGVTCSIYYIGPSVTDKSDDKSYDLASTEPFAMNKTDQDGRIKDWVFNPNVNNSDIGINSSKWDKLVPGIYKIKFLTGKYFHELSDTSRTFFPFVEIIFTIDNPPDNHYHIPLLLANHSYTTYRGS; encoded by the coding sequence atgtcGGTAGACCCAATCACATGTCACATATTGGATACCACGAGAGGCAGGCCTGCTCTGGGAGTAACATGCTCGATCTACTACATTGGTCCACTGGTTACTGACAAGAGTGATGATAAGAGTTACGATCTAGCTAGCACAGAACCATTTGCAATGAACAAGACTGATCAGGATGGAAGAATTAAAGACTGGGTCTTCAACCCAAATGTCAACAATTCAGACATTGGAATTAATAGTAGCAAGTGGGATAAATTGGTGCCTGGTATATACAagatcaaattcttgacTGGCAAGTACTTCCATGAATTGAGTGATACTTCAAGGACATTCTTCCCgtttgttgaaatcataTTCACTATCGACAATCCCCCAGACAACCACTATCATATACCTTTGCTATTGGCGAACCACAGCTATACTACCTACAGAGGCTCTTGA
- a CDS encoding uncharacterized protein (EggNog:ENOG503PVJG), which yields MVSFADKAIKFNQLGSSNGIVNQLKATEYEPSMSEDLKVAQSKVRTSTFTSSSESSVPTKFVLSSARNFVQEFLNFKQQQVLSQAVKDPNPKLETSFISYEGSLNDPENLKEFTNRVVQESQAGRQFSDYSFRRFGDQPVSKVKKLNFDPQFEMPDLVDYLVKYEGFKRQDLACFIETELDYGLEEIERELNKIKDNQREREKNINIGGETSDAAHTHKGHTFIYLLAVIFAVSIYN from the coding sequence ATGGTTTCATTTGCAGACAAGGCTATCAAATTCAATCAGTTAGGATCCAGTAACGGAATTGTTAACCAGTTAAAGGCTACTGAATATGAACCATCTATGAGTGAGGACTTAAAGGTGGCTCAATCCAAGGTTAGGACATCCACTTTTACCAGTTCGTCTGAATCTTCTGTTCCTACCAAGTTTGTGCTCAGTTCTGCTAGAAACTTCGTCCAAGAGTTTTTAAACTTCAAGCAACAGCAGGTATTGTCACAGGCAGTGAAGGATCCAAATCCTAAACTTGAAACATCATTCATTAGCTATGAAGGTTCCCTTAATGATCCGGAaaatttgaaagaattcACTAACAGAGTGGTCCAGGAGTCCCAAGCAGGTCGCCAATTCAGTGACTATAGTTTCAGAAGGTTTGGGGACCAACCAGTCCTGAAGGTtaagaagttgaatttTGACCCTCAATTTGAAATGCCTGATTTGGTGGACTACTTGGTGAAATATGAAGGATTTAAGAGACAAGATCTAGCCTGTTTCATTGAAACTGAATTAGACTATGggcttgaagaaattgagagagaattgaacaaaatcaaggaTAACCAAAGAGAGAGAGAGAAGAACATAAacattggtggtgaaaCCTCAGACGCTGCACATACACATAAAGGTCATACTTTCATATATTTGCTTGCAGTTATATTTGCAGTTAGCATTTACAATTAA